One segment of Echeneis naucrates chromosome 15, fEcheNa1.1, whole genome shotgun sequence DNA contains the following:
- the prokr1b gene encoding prokineticin receptor 1b yields MGESNISHVDAAHTEMQESLPAGTLDHHMDHYDMDYGIPPDEIPDTTQGQAFFVATIVIGVVLVCIMLVCGLGNFIFIATLTRYKKLRNLTNLLIANLAISDFIVAVVCCPFLVDYYVVKQLSWNHGMVLCASINYLQTVSLYVSTNALLAIAVDRYMAIVHPLRPRMKYQTAYCLITGVWIVPILISVPSAYFASETMYPQSGTSPTIHKVFCAQIWPVDQQAYYQSYFLFVFAVEFVMPVIVMALCYTRISRELWFKNVPGFQTEQIRKRLRCRRKTVIVLIGILAAYILCWAPYYGFTILRDFHPTLISRQKNSLVAFYIIECIAMSNSMINTLCFVSVKNNTVKHLKKIVLLRWRSTYAPSKTVDEMDMRTTSMPVTEEIECIHLRCKEESL; encoded by the exons ATGGGGGAATCCAATATCAGCCACGTGGATGCAGCTCATACTGAGATGCAGGAGAGTCTCCCTGCAGGGACGTTGGATCACCATATGGACCACTATGATATGGACTATGGTATCCCTCCAGATGAGATCCCAGACACCACGCAGGGCCAGGCATTCTTTGTGGCCACTATTGTTATCGGTGTGGTCCTGGTCTGCATCATGCTtgtctgtggtttgggaaaCTTCATATTTATCGCCACGCTAACGCGCTACAAAAAGCTCCGCAATCTCACCAACCTGCTCATTGCTAACCTGGCCATCTCAGACTTCATTGTGGCAGTGGTGTGCTGCCCGTTCCTGGTGGACTACTATGTGGTGAAGCAGCTTTCCTGGAATCATGGAATGGTGCTGTGTGCATCCATCAACTATCTCCAGACTGTGTCACTCTACGTTTCCACAAATGCACTGCTCGCCATCGCAGTCGACAG gtACATGGCCATAGTCCATCCTCTCAGGCCTCGTATGAAATATCAGACCGCCTACTGCCTGATAACAGGAGTCTGGATTGTTCCTATTCTGATATCAGTCCCCTCAGCCTACTTTGCCTCAGAGACCATGTACCCTCAGAGTGGCACCTCTCCCACCATCCACAAAGTCTTCTGTGCCCAGATCTGGCCAGTGGACCAGCAGGCCTACTATCAGTCctactttttgtttgtttttgctgtggaGTTCGTCATGCCTGTAATCGTCATGGCGTTGTGCTACACACGGATCTCCCGCGAGCTCTGGTTCAAGAATGTCCCGGGTTTCCAGACCGAGCAAATTAGGAAGAGGCTACGCTGCCGCCGCAAGACAGTGATAGTCCTGATTGGGATCTTGGCAGCCTACATTCTTTGCTGGGCACCGTATTACGGCTTCACCATCCTGCGGGACTTCCATCCAACGCTCATCTCCCGCCAGAAGAACTCATTGGTGGCCTTCTACATCATCGAGTGCATTGCCATGAGCAACAGCATGATCaatactttgtgttttgtcagcGTCAAGAACAACACCGTTAAGCACTTGAAGAAGATTGTACTGCTGCGGTGGAGGTCAACATACGCCCCCAGTAAGACTGTGGATGAGATGGATATGAGGACCACCTCCATGCCTGTAACGGAGGAAATTGAATGCATTCACCTGAGGTGCAAAGAAGAGAGTCTGTAA